Sequence from the Mesorhizobium sp. PAMC28654 genome:
AACGAGCCACGCGATCTTTTCCGACACACGCTTGCGCACATCGAGTGGGCACGACAGGGCGTGACATGGCCGAACTGGCGCATGTGGATGGCGGCGGCCGGCATCGACGATTTCGACGACAGCCGCACCGTCGTGTTCGGCACCTCCACCGATGCGGTCCAGGCCGCCCTCGACGGCAATGCGGTGGCGCTCGCCGATTTCGCCATGGTGGCAAACGACCTTTCCGAAGGGCGGCTGGTGCGGCCCTTCGAACTCGGCATCAAGGTCGCGGCGGAGTTCGCCTATTTCCTGGTCTACCCGAAGACCGAGGCGAACGACCCACGCATCGTGGCTTTCCGCGAATGGATTCTCGAGGAAGTCGCCAAGACTCGGACCTGATTCAAAGCGCGTCGCGTTCGAACGGATTCATGTGACACGCTTTAAAGTCTTTGTCTTATGCATGTCGTTGTCCCAAAACCGCTGCGCACTTTTGGGCGACATGCATCAGGTTGCCGCCGCTCCAAACCAGCCGATCACCGCGCCCATGATCAGCAGCACGCCAAGCCAGTGGCCGCCATCGATGATGGTCAGGCCCCAGCCGAACCCTTCGTAGCGGTGGTTCACGGACAGCGTCGTGATGACGAACCCCAGCCAAAGCACGAAACCGAAGACAAGCCCGGCGATCAGCGTCGGTTCGCCGCCCGTCATCGCGCCGACAACCAGGGCCATGATGCATGCCATCACCAGTTCGGCGATGAAGCTGACGACGAACGGCAGCGGCGATTTCTTCATGGTCGCCGGATCAAGCCTGGCGGCCTTGAGCCACGGCTTGCTCAGGGCCATGTACCAGGCCGCGCCGAACAGCCACGCCACCACGGCGGCGACAATCA
This genomic interval carries:
- a CDS encoding DUF1761 domain-containing protein; protein product: MDFSAVNWLAVIVAAVVAWLFGAAWYMALSKPWLKAARLDPATMKKSPLPFVVSFIAELVMACIMALVVGAMTGGEPTLIAGLVFGFVLWLGFVITTLSVNHRYEGFGWGLTIIDGGHWLGVLLIMGAVIGWFGAAAT